The following are encoded in a window of Xyrauchen texanus isolate HMW12.3.18 chromosome 42, RBS_HiC_50CHRs, whole genome shotgun sequence genomic DNA:
- the LOC127634957 gene encoding uncharacterized protein C18orf63 isoform X2: protein MSGSGSQSLFFISLPDLRNLCCVNLFFPNTFDAGELTNKQMKTCRELVLLYPDIVASPVLGHFGGITVVMTIACYKSGIIQAFAEKHDLQFNPPKRVLPSILQSCLFYSVTAKLAPKWNKAGQYLIAGKDFLSHSGKLNSVVLELNVTETQLCVSVEANTVRISPTVIEDFDFPTPVVKNFLQSNAAVLHTVMPNNWCHILPSMKKGQIISISRRIPHDCPFQSYTDLQKHWNSMYGYQLPSVREEEMIYCSVHFKPIGDKLFTYPLCCIRTQPIQCFPRVDLQGVLRTFISELWEGLEFVCGFPVQMASKPCYYNNELIRPICQCSGALPVNLTTENTSRAVLNQRPSSWTSSNCARPSTSSPANAHFTHSQSQSVFQRPKLVPVFKNKSHIGHVNMMTKTPAEKQQKLEGQKLTAIIRPVPSSSLSSSSSLQCSTPSAIFDQLKRPGPERLTLSISVGQKAINRVAQVLPQQPFVYTQPQRMPEIPSNRGGDVFESKPKRLKQSVQDVEKYAKSNKLSKVNSATLQAWLKSRGFCVRSKDKKEELVSKVMIVIKSET from the exons ATGAGTGGAAGTGGGTCACAGTCTTTGTTTTTCATCAGTCTTCCAGATCTGAGGAATTTATGTTGTGTAAATCTGTTCTTCCCGAACACTTTCGATGCAGGAGAGCTGACAAACAAGCAAATGAAAACCTGCAG aGAACTTGTGCTCTTGTATCCAGACATTGTTGCTTCACCTGTGTTGGGGCATTTTGGGGGCATTACTGTTGTAATGACT ATTGCCTGTTACAAGAGTGGCATCATCCAGGCCTTTGCAGAGAAACATGATCTACAG TTCAACCCTCCTAAAAGGGTTTTGCCTTCCATTCTGCAGAGCTGTTTGTTTTATTCAGTGACTGCGAAACTGGCCCCCAAATGGAACAAAGCTGGCCAATACCTCATTGCAG gAAAAGACTTCCTCAGTCACTCTGGAAAACTAAATTCAGTAG TGCTAGAGCTGAATGTCACAGAGACTCAACTGTGTGTCAGTGTGGAAGCCAATACAGTAAGGATTTCCCCAACTGTG ATAGAGGATTTTGATTTTCCTACTCCAGTGGTGAAAAACTTCCTCCAATCTAATGCTGCTGTGCTTCACACAGTCATGCCAAATAACTGGTGCCACATTCTGCCaag TATGAAGAAAGGGCAGATCATCAGTATCAGTCGCAGGATTCCACATGATTGCCCATTCCAGTCTTACACAGACTTGCAAAAGCACTGGAACAGcatg TATGGCTATCAGCTGCCTTCAGTAAGGGAAGAGGAAATGATCTACTGCAGTGTGCACTTTAAACCAATAGGAGACAAACTGTTTAC ATATCCACTGTGCTGTATACGCACTCAGCCAATACAGTGCTTTCCCAGAGTTGACCTGCAAGGGGTGCTGAGAACCTTCATATCAGAACTGTGGGAAGGACTGGAGTTTGTGTGTGGGTTTCCAGTGCAGATGGCCAGCAAGCCTTGCTACTACAACAATGAATTGATCAGACCAATCTGTCAG TGCTCTGGGGCACTGCCTGTGAATTTGACAACAGAAAACACCAGCAGGGCTGTGCTAAATCAAAGACCCAGCAGCTGGACTTCCTCCAACTGCGCAAGACCATCCACTTCCTCTCCCGCAAATGCTCATTTTACACACAGCCAGTCTCAGTCTGTGTTTCAGAGGCCAAAGCTTGTGCCAGTCTTCAAGAACAAATCACACATCGGTCATGTGAACATGATGACCAAGACCCCTGCAGAGAAACAGCAGAAATTAGAAGGGCAGAAATTGACTGCAATTATAAGGCCTGTTCCATCTTCCAGTCTGTCATCTTCTTCCAGTCTACAATGCTCCACCCCATCAGCCATTTTTGACCAGTTAAAAAGGCCAGGCCCTGAGCGGTTGACCTTATCCATTTCTGTGGGTCAAAAGGCCATCAATAGGGTCGCTCAGGTTCTGCCACAGCAGCCTTTTGTTTACACACAGCCCCAACGCATGCCTGAGATACCCAGCAACAGAGGG GGAGATGTATTTGAGTCAAAACCAAAGAGACTCAAACAGAGTGTGCAAGACGTGGAGAAATATGCAAAAAGCAATAAG
- the LOC127634958 gene encoding cytochrome b5 codes for MEDGKGVKYYRLSEVEERNSFKSTWIIIHNKVYDVTKFLEEHPGGEEVLREQAGGDATESFEDVGHSTDAREMASSLLIGELHPDDRDKLAKPPESLVTTVQETTSWWSNWLIPAIAAVIVMLMYRIYTAEEE; via the exons aTGGAAGACGGTAAGGGTGTTAAATATTATCGCTTGTCAGAGGTGGAGGAACGGAACTCTTTTAAAAGCACATGGATAATCATCCATAATAAAGTATACGATGTCACAAAGTTCCTCGAGGAG CACCCGGGAGGAGAGGAGGTGCTGCGAGAGCAGGCGGGTGGAGATGCCACAGAGAGTTTTGAAGATGTTGGGCACTCGACCGATGCACGTGAGATGGCCAGTTCTTTGCTCATAGGAGAGCTTCATCCA GATGACAGGGACAAGCTTGCCAAACCACCA GAATCACTTGTAACAACTGTTCAAGAAACAACAAG CTGGTGGTCAAACTGGTTGATACCTGCTATTGCTGCTGTAATTGTCATGTTGATGTACCGTATATACACAGCAGAGGAGGAATGA